One genomic window of Azospirillum sp. TSH100 includes the following:
- a CDS encoding GGDEF and EAL domain-containing protein produces MLGLLLLAALSVPAGGRATPPNRTVLVLHSYHQGYEWTDEQAAGISGMLASGAPNALVIPYYLDWKRFPDPSGIERLRALIAYRHPKGTVDAIVSTDDAALSFALELRREIYGPVPLVHGGVLPIAARRLTEGEINIVGVDEAKDVEGTARMAVAANPRLKRLYILRDHTETGVGLDAEINALAMAGRFPAGVERLTLPELPFARLEERLAALPPDSAVLLGTYATDPEGLVLPPEQFLELMSEKSSVPIYAFQEYLLGHGIVGGSLLSAQEHGRAVGRLAAALVNGMPFPGLSAERRQSVIRAADYRQMERYGLDTTRLVPLDRLINKPFSFIETYRWLVVTVGGVLLLLFGMVLVLSFALRERRVAEAALQLSNEALSESRRELEAKIEELTASKEALRVRERRMRLVAEASRDIIWTWDIANDCRVLSGRVEELLGLDVLSIGTRAAWFDRIHPEDRPQAEEALQRHLSGELPEYRVEYRVRHRDGSYLWLYATGKALFDDQGKPTIMAGSYTDITTQKQQQAWLDHLAHFDSLTGLPNRLALEQHVDGLIAGKKASGNAGTLALLFLDMDNFKFINDGFGHKAGDELLKLLGQRIQKAVGDGLFIARLGGDEFVVVVDGGEAGDPADAARRLEQALAIPFPVEGQHFFVSCSVGIARYPWDGRCFDDLLQNADTAMYRAKDSGRGRICTFTADMNRNVVERMRLLSRARLAFDRQAFTLHYQPQVGTSDGRVRGFEALIRWTDSELGPVSPDRFIPVCEDSGLIVPLGLWVLETACIEAVGLACRGAGEVTMSVNMSAVQLAQHDFVPRVLEILSRTGLPPHRLELEITESQMIGSLDAAVGKLNALRQAGVHIALDDFGTGYSSLTYLRTLPINTLKLDKAFINDVHRRPDARSMVSSISRIAHDLSRSVVAEGVEETAQWEVLSLMGCDLIQGYFISRPLPADRIDAFLAAWEERRAGLPVTRGDVVVGMSSAGANRPTSPVS; encoded by the coding sequence ATGTTGGGACTGCTTCTGCTGGCGGCATTGTCGGTGCCGGCGGGCGGGCGGGCGACTCCGCCGAACAGGACGGTGCTGGTCCTGCACTCCTACCATCAGGGCTATGAGTGGACCGACGAGCAGGCTGCCGGCATCTCCGGCATGCTGGCATCGGGGGCGCCCAATGCGCTGGTGATCCCCTACTACCTGGATTGGAAGCGTTTTCCCGACCCCAGCGGAATAGAGCGCCTGCGGGCGCTGATCGCCTACCGGCATCCAAAGGGCACGGTCGACGCCATCGTCTCAACCGACGACGCCGCGCTGTCATTCGCCCTGGAATTGCGGCGGGAGATCTATGGTCCGGTTCCGCTGGTGCATGGCGGCGTGCTGCCGATCGCGGCGCGGCGGCTGACCGAGGGCGAGATCAACATCGTCGGGGTGGATGAAGCGAAGGACGTCGAAGGCACCGCGCGCATGGCGGTGGCCGCCAATCCGCGGCTGAAACGCCTGTACATCCTGCGCGACCACACCGAGACGGGCGTCGGGCTGGATGCCGAGATCAATGCGCTGGCGATGGCCGGCCGCTTCCCCGCCGGGGTGGAGCGGCTGACCCTGCCCGAACTGCCCTTCGCCCGGCTGGAGGAGCGGCTGGCCGCCTTGCCGCCGGACAGCGCGGTGCTGCTGGGAACCTACGCCACCGATCCCGAAGGCCTGGTCCTGCCGCCCGAACAGTTCCTGGAACTGATGAGCGAGAAGAGCAGCGTGCCGATCTACGCTTTTCAGGAATATCTGCTGGGGCATGGCATCGTCGGCGGCAGCCTGCTGAGCGCGCAGGAGCATGGCCGCGCGGTCGGCCGGCTGGCGGCGGCCCTGGTGAACGGCATGCCGTTCCCCGGCCTGTCGGCGGAGCGGCGCCAGTCGGTCATCCGTGCCGCCGACTACCGGCAGATGGAGCGCTACGGGCTCGACACCACGCGGCTGGTCCCGCTCGACCGGCTGATCAACAAGCCCTTTTCCTTCATAGAGACCTACCGCTGGCTGGTGGTGACGGTCGGCGGTGTGCTGCTGCTGCTGTTCGGCATGGTTCTGGTGCTGTCCTTCGCGCTGCGCGAACGGCGGGTGGCCGAGGCGGCGCTGCAACTGAGCAACGAGGCGCTCAGCGAGTCGCGCCGGGAGCTGGAAGCCAAGATCGAGGAGCTGACCGCCAGCAAGGAGGCCCTGCGCGTGCGGGAACGCCGGATGAGGCTGGTGGCGGAGGCCTCGCGCGACATCATCTGGACCTGGGACATCGCCAACGACTGCCGCGTCCTGTCGGGCCGTGTCGAGGAGTTGCTGGGCTTGGATGTCCTCAGCATCGGCACGCGGGCGGCCTGGTTCGACCGCATCCATCCCGAAGACCGCCCGCAGGCGGAAGAGGCGCTTCAGCGCCACCTGTCCGGCGAACTGCCGGAATACCGGGTGGAATACCGGGTCCGCCACCGCGATGGCAGCTATCTGTGGCTGTACGCCACCGGCAAGGCGCTGTTCGACGACCAGGGAAAGCCGACGATCATGGCCGGCTCCTACACCGACATCACCACGCAGAAGCAGCAGCAGGCGTGGCTCGACCATCTGGCCCATTTCGATTCGCTGACCGGCCTGCCAAACCGGCTGGCTCTGGAACAGCATGTCGACGGGCTGATCGCCGGCAAGAAGGCGTCGGGCAATGCCGGGACGCTGGCGCTGCTGTTCCTCGACATGGACAATTTCAAGTTCATCAACGACGGATTCGGCCACAAGGCGGGCGACGAACTGCTGAAGCTGCTGGGCCAGCGTATCCAGAAGGCCGTCGGCGACGGGCTGTTCATCGCGCGTCTGGGCGGCGACGAATTCGTGGTGGTGGTCGACGGTGGAGAGGCCGGCGACCCGGCGGACGCCGCGCGGCGGCTGGAGCAGGCGCTGGCCATCCCCTTCCCGGTCGAAGGGCAGCATTTCTTCGTCTCGTGCAGCGTCGGCATCGCCCGCTATCCCTGGGACGGCCGCTGTTTCGACGATCTGCTGCAGAATGCCGACACCGCCATGTACCGGGCCAAGGACAGCGGGCGCGGGCGCATCTGCACCTTCACCGCCGACATGAACCGCAATGTGGTGGAGCGTATGCGGCTGCTCAGCCGCGCCCGGCTGGCCTTCGACCGTCAGGCCTTCACCCTGCATTACCAGCCGCAGGTCGGAACATCCGATGGCAGGGTCCGCGGCTTCGAGGCGCTGATCCGCTGGACCGATTCGGAACTGGGGCCGGTGTCGCCCGACCGCTTCATCCCGGTCTGCGAGGATTCGGGCCTGATCGTCCCGCTCGGCCTCTGGGTGCTGGAGACCGCCTGCATCGAGGCGGTCGGGCTGGCCTGCCGCGGGGCGGGCGAGGTGACGATGAGCGTCAACATGTCGGCGGTCCAGCTGGCCCAGCATGATTTCGTGCCGCGGGTTCTGGAAATCCTGTCCCGCACCGGCCTGCCGCCGCACCGGCTGGAGCTGGAGATCACCGAGTCGCAGATGATCGGCTCGCTCGATGCCGCCGTCGGCAAGCTGAACGCGCTGCGGCAGGCCGGCGTCCACATCGCGCTGGACGATTTCGGAACGGGCTATTCGTCGCTGACCTATCTGCGGACGCTGCCGATCAACACGCTGAAGCTGGACAAGGCCTTCATCAACGACGTCCACCGCCGGCCCGACGCGCGCAGCATGGTGTCGTCGATCTCGCGCATCGCCCATGACCTGAGCCGCAGCGTCGTGGCGGAAGGGGTGGAGGAGACCGCCCAGTGGGAGGTGCTCTCGCTGATGGGCTGCGACCTGATCCAGGGCTATTTCATCAGCCGCCCGCTGCCGGCCGACCGCATCGACGCCTTCCTGGCGGCCTGGGAGGAGCGTCGGGCCGGCCTGCCGGTGACTCGTGGCGACGTGGTGGTCGGCATGTCCTCCGCCGGAGCGAACCGGCCGACCTCGCCGGTGTCGTGA
- a CDS encoding catalase family protein: MPSAIQPATQASPLPYTPSAEKPGPDEARLFEELAETMLSISARTFEDSGHADRSVHAKSHGLLIGRLDVLDDLPAELAQGLFARAESYPAILRLSTTPGDILPDSVSTPRGLAVKVLGVSGDRLPGSEDEATQDFVMANAPVFSAPDAGQFLSTLKLLAATTDRAETAKKVLSAGLRAAERVVEAFGGESATLKTLGGHPETHILGETFYSQAALRHGDHIAKLSIVPVSPELTALAGAPLSVNGKPNGLRDAVVEFFRDHEAVWELRAQLRTDEARMPVEDASVLWPEDLSPYRTIARITVPPQTAWSEERSRAGDDRLSFSPWHGLAAHRPLGSIMRARRIAYDRSAAFRMERNGCPMREPATGYRLPG; the protein is encoded by the coding sequence GTGCCCTCCGCCATCCAGCCCGCGACTCAAGCCAGTCCCCTGCCCTACACGCCGTCGGCCGAAAAGCCGGGTCCAGACGAAGCCCGGCTCTTCGAGGAACTCGCCGAAACGATGCTGTCGATCAGCGCCAGGACCTTCGAGGACAGCGGCCATGCCGACCGCAGCGTCCATGCCAAGAGCCATGGGCTGCTGATCGGCCGGCTGGACGTGCTGGACGATCTGCCGGCGGAACTCGCCCAGGGTCTGTTCGCGCGGGCGGAGAGCTATCCGGCGATCCTGCGGCTGTCGACGACGCCGGGCGACATTCTGCCCGACAGCGTGTCGACTCCGCGTGGTCTGGCGGTGAAGGTGCTCGGCGTGTCCGGCGACCGGCTGCCGGGATCGGAGGACGAGGCCACGCAGGATTTCGTGATGGCCAACGCGCCGGTCTTCTCGGCCCCCGATGCCGGACAGTTCCTGTCGACGCTGAAGCTGCTGGCCGCCACCACCGACCGGGCGGAAACCGCGAAGAAGGTTCTGTCGGCCGGCCTGCGCGCCGCCGAACGGGTGGTCGAGGCCTTCGGCGGCGAGAGCGCCACGCTGAAGACGCTGGGCGGCCACCCGGAAACCCACATCCTGGGTGAAACCTTCTACAGCCAGGCAGCATTGCGCCATGGCGACCACATCGCCAAGCTGTCGATCGTCCCGGTCTCGCCGGAGCTGACCGCGCTGGCCGGTGCGCCGCTGAGCGTCAACGGCAAGCCGAACGGCCTGCGCGACGCGGTGGTGGAGTTCTTCCGCGACCATGAGGCGGTCTGGGAACTGCGCGCCCAGCTGCGCACCGACGAGGCGCGCATGCCGGTGGAGGATGCCAGCGTGCTGTGGCCGGAGGATCTCAGCCCCTACCGCACAATCGCCCGCATCACCGTGCCGCCGCAGACGGCCTGGAGCGAGGAACGCTCGCGCGCCGGTGACGACCGGCTGTCCTTCAGCCCGTGGCACGGGCTGGCGGCACACCGGCCGCTCGGCTCGATCATGCGCGCCCGCCGCATCGCCTACGACCGCTCCGCCGCATTCCGCATGGAGCGCAACGGCTGCCCGATGCGGGAGCCCGCCACCGGCTACCGGCTGCCAGGGTAG
- a CDS encoding pirin family protein — protein sequence MSTQPATPGVRPVLAAVEGMATSDGAGVSMTRMLGTPRLRTLDPFLMLDLFGSDQPTDYLAGFPDHPHRGFETVTYMLAGRMRHADNHGHEGVIETGGVQWMTAGRGLIHSEMPEQTEGLMRGFQLWINLPARLKMTDPRYQEFPAASIPLERREDGATVTVIAGDTARGTAGPVRAEATDARYFDVALPPSVSFAEPLPTGYTAFLVLFEGTLDVGGEGPLSGPRVIVLGDGERVEAVAGPEGARFLLLAGEPIGEPIAWGGPFVMNTREEVMQAFRDFEEGRI from the coding sequence ATGTCCACCCAGCCCGCCACCCCCGGTGTCCGCCCGGTGCTCGCCGCCGTGGAGGGCATGGCCACCTCCGACGGCGCCGGGGTCAGCATGACCCGCATGCTCGGCACGCCGCGCCTGCGCACGCTCGACCCCTTCCTGATGCTGGACCTGTTCGGGTCGGACCAGCCGACCGACTATCTCGCCGGCTTCCCCGACCATCCCCACCGCGGCTTCGAGACGGTGACCTACATGCTGGCCGGCCGCATGCGCCATGCCGACAATCACGGGCATGAGGGCGTGATCGAGACCGGCGGCGTCCAGTGGATGACCGCCGGCCGCGGCCTGATCCATTCGGAGATGCCGGAGCAGACCGAGGGGCTGATGCGCGGCTTCCAGCTGTGGATCAACCTGCCGGCCCGGCTGAAGATGACCGACCCGCGCTATCAGGAGTTCCCGGCCGCCTCCATCCCGCTGGAGCGGCGCGAGGACGGGGCGACCGTCACCGTGATCGCCGGCGACACCGCCCGCGGCACCGCCGGGCCGGTGCGGGCCGAGGCGACCGACGCCCGCTATTTCGACGTGGCGCTGCCGCCGTCGGTGTCCTTCGCCGAGCCACTGCCGACGGGTTACACCGCCTTCCTCGTGCTGTTCGAGGGCACGCTGGATGTCGGCGGCGAGGGGCCGCTTTCGGGGCCGCGGGTGATCGTGCTGGGCGACGGCGAGCGGGTGGAGGCAGTTGCCGGGCCGGAGGGCGCGCGCTTCCTGCTGCTGGCCGGCGAACCGATCGGCGAGCCGATCGCCTGGGGCGGTCCCTTCGTCATGAACACGCGGGAGGAGGTGATGCAGGCCTTCCGCGACTTCGAGGAAGGGCGCATCTGA
- a CDS encoding ammonium transporter: MNRLFLMAAPMMAVALGAVGMPAAALAQDPAAAAAAAAAAAAAAATAAAPAAPALNGGDTAWMLISTALVLMMTIPGLALFYGGMVRKMNVLATVMQSFAITCLVSVLWYVIGYSLAFTGTGAYVGGLDRLFLNGLDFTKAFVLGEATGSGVPTTIPEPVFMMFQMTFAIITPALITGAFADRMKFSSLLVFTALWSIVVYAPIAHWVWYPSGFLFGLGVLDFAGGTVVHINAGVAGLVAALVIGKRKGYPKEAFMPHNLVLSLIGASLLWVGWFGFNAGSALTAGPRAGMALAATHIATAGAAMGWLFAEWIVKGKPSILGIISGAVAGLVAVTPAAGFVDPTGAIVIGIVAGVVCFWSATSLKHMLGYDDSLDAFGVHGVGGLIGAILTGVFAKMSVSNSEGGFASVLQADPKATLGLLEGNAAAVWIQVQGVAYTVAWCAIATFVLLKVVDVVMGLRVEEDVERDGLDLALHGESIH, translated from the coding sequence ATGAACCGTCTGTTCCTTATGGCCGCACCGATGATGGCGGTTGCTCTGGGCGCGGTCGGCATGCCGGCCGCAGCCCTTGCCCAGGATCCGGCGGCTGCCGCCGCTGCCGCGGCCGCCGCTGCGGCTGCCGCCGCCACCGCTGCCGCGCCGGCGGCTCCGGCGCTGAATGGCGGCGACACCGCCTGGATGCTGATCTCCACCGCGCTGGTGCTGATGATGACCATCCCCGGCCTGGCGCTGTTCTACGGCGGCATGGTCCGCAAGATGAACGTGCTGGCGACGGTGATGCAGAGCTTCGCCATCACCTGCCTGGTCAGCGTCCTGTGGTACGTGATCGGTTACAGCCTGGCCTTCACCGGCACCGGCGCCTATGTCGGCGGTCTCGACCGGCTGTTCCTCAACGGGCTCGACTTCACGAAGGCCTTCGTGCTGGGCGAGGCGACGGGGTCGGGTGTCCCGACGACGATCCCCGAGCCGGTCTTCATGATGTTCCAGATGACCTTCGCGATCATCACCCCGGCCCTGATCACCGGCGCCTTCGCCGACCGCATGAAGTTCTCCTCGCTGCTGGTCTTCACCGCCCTGTGGTCGATCGTGGTCTATGCGCCGATCGCCCACTGGGTCTGGTATCCGTCGGGCTTCCTGTTCGGCCTGGGCGTGCTGGACTTCGCCGGCGGCACCGTCGTGCACATCAACGCGGGCGTTGCCGGTCTGGTCGCCGCGCTGGTGATCGGCAAGCGCAAGGGCTACCCGAAGGAAGCCTTCATGCCGCACAACCTGGTGCTGTCGCTGATCGGCGCCTCGCTGCTGTGGGTCGGCTGGTTCGGCTTCAACGCCGGCTCGGCCCTGACCGCCGGTCCGCGCGCCGGCATGGCGCTGGCCGCCACGCACATCGCCACCGCCGGCGCCGCCATGGGCTGGCTGTTCGCGGAGTGGATCGTCAAGGGCAAGCCGTCGATCCTCGGCATCATCTCCGGCGCCGTCGCCGGCCTGGTCGCGGTGACCCCGGCCGCCGGCTTCGTCGACCCGACGGGCGCGATCGTCATCGGCATCGTCGCCGGCGTGGTCTGCTTCTGGTCGGCCACCAGCCTGAAGCACATGCTGGGCTATGACGACAGCCTGGACGCCTTCGGCGTGCACGGCGTCGGCGGCCTGATCGGCGCCATCCTGACCGGCGTCTTCGCCAAGATGTCGGTGTCCAACAGCGAAGGCGGCTTCGCCTCCGTCCTGCAGGCCGACCCGAAGGCCACGCTGGGCCTGCTGGAAGGCAACGCCGCCGCCGTGTGGATCCAGGTCCAGGGCGTCGCCTACACCGTCGCCTGGTGCGCCATCGCCACCTTCGTCCTGCTGAAGGTCGTCGATGTGGTCATGGGCCTGCGCGTCGAAGAGGATGTGGAGCGCGACGGTCTCGACCTCGCCCTGCATGGCGAGAGCATCCACTAA
- the glgC gene encoding glucose-1-phosphate adenylyltransferase yields the protein MLDKRDLRLAPRRAVALVLAGGRGSRLKQLTDRRAKPATYFGGKYRIIDFALSNCVNSGFRRIGVLTQYKSHSLLRHLQRGWNVFRGEMNEFCDLLPAQQRVSETEWYQGTADAVYQNLDILRDHEPEYVLILAGDHIYKMDYGALLLDHIDRKADVTVPCIAVPRDQATGFGVMHIDEDRRIIDFVEKPADPPPMPGRPDMALASMGIYVFNAQFLYDQLERDVATPGSSRDFGKDIIPHLVKSGARIIAHDYADSAIIDAPDDAPYWRDVGTIDAYWEANLDLCHVTPQLNLYNRDWPIFTYQEQLPPAKFVFDDENRRGMAVDSLVSGGCIISGSTVRRSLLFSSVRVNSYSELHEAVVLPECDIGRHCRLKKVVIDRGVSIPNGLVVGEDPELDAKRFYRSEGGVVLITREMIEKLPKE from the coding sequence ATGCTCGACAAACGGGATCTGCGCCTCGCACCGCGACGTGCGGTGGCGCTGGTGCTGGCCGGGGGACGCGGAAGCCGTCTGAAGCAGCTGACCGACCGGCGGGCCAAGCCGGCGACCTATTTCGGCGGCAAGTACCGCATCATCGACTTCGCGCTGTCGAACTGCGTCAATTCCGGCTTCCGCCGGATCGGCGTGCTGACGCAGTACAAGTCGCACAGCCTTCTGCGCCATCTCCAGCGGGGCTGGAACGTCTTCCGCGGCGAGATGAACGAGTTCTGCGACCTGCTGCCGGCCCAGCAGCGCGTCAGCGAGACGGAGTGGTACCAGGGCACCGCCGACGCGGTGTACCAGAACCTGGACATCCTGCGCGACCACGAGCCGGAATATGTCCTGATCCTGGCCGGCGACCACATCTACAAGATGGATTACGGCGCGCTGCTGCTCGACCACATCGACCGCAAGGCCGACGTCACCGTTCCCTGCATCGCCGTCCCGCGCGATCAGGCGACCGGCTTCGGCGTGATGCACATCGACGAGGACCGCCGCATCATCGACTTCGTCGAGAAGCCGGCCGATCCGCCGCCGATGCCCGGCCGTCCCGACATGGCGCTGGCCAGCATGGGCATCTACGTCTTCAACGCCCAGTTCCTCTACGACCAGCTGGAGCGCGACGTCGCCACCCCCGGCTCCAGCCGCGATTTCGGCAAGGACATCATCCCGCATCTGGTGAAGTCGGGCGCCCGCATCATCGCCCATGATTACGCCGACAGCGCCATCATCGACGCGCCGGACGACGCCCCCTACTGGCGCGACGTCGGCACCATCGACGCCTATTGGGAAGCCAACCTCGACCTCTGCCACGTCACGCCGCAGCTGAACCTGTACAACCGTGACTGGCCGATCTTCACCTATCAGGAGCAGCTGCCGCCGGCGAAGTTCGTCTTCGACGACGAGAACCGCCGCGGCATGGCGGTGGACAGCCTGGTGTCGGGCGGCTGCATCATCTCCGGCTCCACCGTGCGGCGCTCGCTGCTGTTCAGCTCCGTCCGCGTCAACTCCTACAGCGAGCTGCACGAGGCGGTGGTGCTGCCGGAATGCGACATCGGCCGCCATTGCCGCCTGAAGAAGGTGGTGATCGACCGCGGCGTCAGCATCCCCAACGGCCTCGTCGTCGGCGAGGATCCGGAGCTGGACGCCAAGCGTTTCTACCGCAGCGAAGGCGGCGTCGTCCTGATCACCCGCGAGATGATCGAGAAGCTGCCGAAGGAATAA
- the glgA gene encoding glycogen synthase GlgA: MRVLYVTSECYPMVKTGGLADVSAALPPALNAAGADVRLLLPGYPAVLNSLQNLHEVGDLITDLPGCDRAQLCIGRTADGVLAYALKAPSLYDRPGNPYLGPDGKDWADNALRFAALAWVAAGFAAEKSYDPWWRPDILHGHDWQAALIPAYLTLRPDRFAGPFRPGTVLTIHNIAYQGLFGPWMMGDLGLPSSSFRVDGVEYYGNISFLKAGCFYADRLTTVSPTYANEIQTAEHGTGLQGLLASRSDVLTGILNGVDYAVWDPATDPHLPARYTPDDLGGKDACKADLQSAFGLDRRPDAPLAAVVSRLTWHKGLDLVLEAAGQWVSWGGQLVVLGSGDASSEAGFRQLAQWHPQSIGVRIGYDEPLSHRIQAGADLFLVPSRSEPCGLTQLYALKYGTLPLVRRTGGLADTVIDANPAASADGSATGFQFVNATGQELVWALRRAMSVYRKPDRWQAMQRRAMTRDFGWHGPAEEYMELYRGLGER; this comes from the coding sequence ATGCGCGTCCTCTACGTCACGTCCGAATGCTACCCGATGGTCAAGACGGGGGGGCTGGCGGATGTGTCCGCCGCCCTGCCGCCGGCCCTGAACGCCGCCGGCGCCGATGTCCGCCTGCTGCTGCCGGGCTATCCCGCCGTTCTGAACAGCCTGCAGAACCTGCACGAGGTCGGCGACCTGATCACCGACCTGCCCGGCTGCGACCGCGCCCAGCTGTGCATCGGCCGCACCGCCGACGGGGTTCTCGCCTATGCGCTGAAAGCGCCGTCGCTGTACGACCGTCCCGGCAACCCCTATCTCGGGCCGGACGGCAAGGACTGGGCCGACAACGCCCTGCGCTTCGCAGCCCTCGCCTGGGTCGCCGCCGGCTTCGCCGCGGAGAAATCCTATGACCCGTGGTGGCGGCCCGACATCCTGCACGGCCATGACTGGCAGGCGGCGCTGATCCCGGCCTATCTGACCCTGCGCCCCGACCGTTTCGCCGGCCCCTTCCGGCCGGGCACGGTGCTGACCATCCACAACATCGCCTATCAGGGCCTGTTCGGCCCCTGGATGATGGGCGACCTCGGCCTGCCCTCCTCCAGCTTCCGCGTCGATGGCGTCGAGTATTACGGCAACATCAGCTTCCTGAAGGCCGGTTGCTTCTATGCCGACCGCCTGACCACGGTCAGCCCGACCTACGCCAACGAGATCCAGACGGCGGAGCACGGCACCGGCCTGCAGGGCCTGCTCGCCAGCCGGTCCGACGTGCTGACCGGCATCCTGAACGGCGTCGACTACGCGGTGTGGGACCCGGCGACCGACCCGCATCTGCCCGCCCGCTACACCCCCGACGATCTCGGTGGCAAGGACGCCTGCAAGGCCGACCTGCAATCCGCCTTCGGCCTGGACCGCCGCCCCGACGCCCCGCTGGCCGCCGTGGTCAGCCGCCTGACCTGGCACAAGGGCCTCGATCTGGTGCTGGAGGCAGCGGGCCAATGGGTGTCCTGGGGTGGCCAGCTGGTGGTTCTGGGCAGCGGCGACGCCTCCAGCGAGGCCGGCTTCCGCCAGCTCGCCCAGTGGCATCCGCAGTCCATCGGCGTGCGCATCGGCTATGACGAGCCGCTGTCCCACCGCATCCAGGCCGGTGCAGACCTGTTCCTGGTGCCGTCCCGCTCGGAGCCCTGCGGCCTGACCCAGCTCTACGCCCTGAAATACGGCACCCTGCCGCTGGTCCGCCGCACCGGCGGCCTCGCCGACACGGTGATCGACGCCAACCCGGCCGCCAGCGCCGACGGCAGCGCGACGGGGTTCCAGTTCGTCAACGCGACGGGGCAGGAGCTGGTGTGGGCTTTGCGCCGGGCGATGAGCGTCTACCGCAAGCCCGACCGTTGGCAGGCGATGCAGCGCCGCGCCATGACGCGCGACTTCGGCTGGCACGGGCCGGCGGAGGAGTACATGGAGCTGTATCGGGGACTCGGGGAGCGGTAG
- a CDS encoding DUF6516 family protein has product MVDEAVERLLGYHRRRYWLENGWSLRFRLWRTPVTAEKPHGMRYSLTLHDVDGIRLMGFDNAHGVGRETRFDHEHRYGRVADPVPYAFTGADALLSDFFAATERACRTAGVALTIAMEDTEDDDEGGTGDADLA; this is encoded by the coding sequence ATGGTTGATGAAGCGGTTGAGCGCCTTCTCGGATATCATCGGCGGCGCTACTGGCTGGAGAATGGGTGGAGCCTGCGGTTTCGCCTCTGGCGAACGCCGGTCACGGCGGAGAAGCCCCACGGCATGCGCTATTCGCTGACCCTGCATGATGTGGACGGCATCCGCCTGATGGGCTTCGACAACGCGCATGGAGTCGGCCGGGAAACGCGCTTCGACCATGAGCATCGTTATGGCCGCGTGGCCGATCCGGTTCCCTACGCCTTCACCGGAGCGGACGCACTGCTGAGCGATTTCTTCGCTGCGACGGAGCGCGCCTGCCGGACGGCAGGTGTCGCGCTGACCATCGCGATGGAGGACACCGAGGATGACGACGAAGGAGGGACCGGCGATGCGGACCTTGCATGA
- a CDS encoding helix-turn-helix domain-containing protein — protein MTTKEGPAMRTLHDLRDEMLAVAQGTRPVPPVQSVTDGESVSGLLGVLTPANRALMHLIATERPETVSRLAQLADRAQPNVSRALQDLAKHGLVRLVRDGMSIRPELVAAEIDVDLVRGTCRVVPMAVAAE, from the coding sequence ATGACGACGAAGGAGGGACCGGCGATGCGGACCTTGCATGATTTGCGCGACGAGATGCTGGCAGTCGCCCAGGGCACCCGCCCGGTTCCCCCGGTGCAGTCCGTGACGGATGGCGAGTCGGTCTCTGGCCTTCTCGGTGTGCTGACCCCGGCCAACCGCGCGTTGATGCACCTGATCGCCACCGAGCGCCCGGAGACGGTCTCCCGCCTCGCCCAACTCGCCGACCGCGCCCAGCCCAATGTCTCGCGCGCTCTGCAAGACTTGGCGAAGCACGGTCTTGTGCGACTGGTCCGCGACGGCATGAGCATCCGGCCGGAACTGGTCGCGGCGGAAATCGACGTCGATCTGGTGCGTGGGACTTGCCGGGTGGTGCCGATGGCGGTGGCGGCGGAGTAG